The region CTCAGTGTCAGAGCAGCGACGAGGCTAGCGGGGCGGGCAAGGCGAGATGACAGCACAGTGTTCTCCTACTACGCGGTGAGCAAAGTCAACAATCCAGTTTAGGCGATCTCGTCCGGATCCTGCTCGAGGCCGTAACGCAACGCCGCAATTACCCCCGGTGCTACCTCCGGACCGCCGCGCAGATGAATCTCATCCTCGGCGAAGGGGCCCTGCTCTTCCAGCTCTTCTTCGGTGGGGCGCATCTGCAGCAAGGTCAGTTCGAGACCTTCCTCACGCAAGGCGCCGGAAAACAGGCGGGCGGGGCGGACATCGTTAGCTGCAAGCTCACCGGAGGTATCGCGGAAGTTAATCTCCTGGGCCAAGATGACACCAGCAATTTCGCGGGGCCAGGCCAAACGCGACACATACTCCGCTAGTTCTTCGGTACCGGGCTCGATGTTTTCGGGGAGATCTTCTTGGACCACCAAAGTGAGGGGAGCGGAATCTTCCGCATCCAAGTCCGCGAGTTGGTCGCTGAGTAACTCCGAGGGAACCAGCGCGAATAGAGTCGGACGTGCTTCCCAGCCTTCGGCGTGGACGAACTCGACGGCCTCCCGCATGGCTTTGTTTAAAGCTTGCTGTGAATCGTTGGGGGAACTCATGAACATCCTTATTCGTTGATTGGGTGTTGCCTTCCCTAAGCTGGAAGACTATACCGCTATTTTCGTACGATTTTTTGATTGGAGCAGGCGTTGGTTTCCGGACTCTCCAGACCTTCCGCGCCAATGAAAGGCCCCAACCGCGCCATAGCGTGGGTGGTGGGCATCATTGCAGCCCTTTTGTTCCTCGGCCCCATGCTGGTCGGCTTTTATACCGAATGGAGGTGGTTTGGTGCCATTGACTATCGGAATGTCTTCACCACGGCGATCGTAGCCCGCATTGTTCTGTTTGTTGTCTTTGCCCTGTTGGCTGCCGTAGTCACCTGGGCAGCGGCCTTCTTCGTATGGAAGGGCCGCCCGGATGGCATGGATGTGGCCGACCTGAATTCGCCGGTCTACCAGTACCGCAAGTCTATTGAAAAGACTATGCACACCGTGCTCAAGGTGCTGCCGATCGTCTTTGGCCTGGTCGCTGGCCTGATTGGCCAGGGTAACTGGCGTACCGTGCTGCTGTTTATCAATGGCAGTGACTTCGGCTTTGAAGATCCGCAGTTCCACAAAGACATGGGCTTTTACGCCTTTGACCTGCCGGTCTACCAGCTGCTGGTCAGCACCTTCTCCCTGCTGGC is a window of Corynebacterium camporealensis DNA encoding:
- a CDS encoding PPA1309 family protein, producing MSSPNDSQQALNKAMREAVEFVHAEGWEARPTLFALVPSELLSDQLADLDAEDSAPLTLVVQEDLPENIEPGTEELAEYVSRLAWPREIAGVILAQEINFRDTSGELAANDVRPARLFSGALREEGLELTLLQMRPTEEELEEQGPFAEDEIHLRGGPEVAPGVIAALRYGLEQDPDEIA